Proteins encoded within one genomic window of Gadus macrocephalus chromosome 16, ASM3116895v1:
- the synrg gene encoding synergin gamma isoform X7, with protein sequence MALRPGSGGGGSFMYPVGGGMRPTQGMMPMQQQQQQQQQQQQHHQQQQLQQQHQQHQQHQQHQQQHQQHQQHQQQQQQQQQQQHHQQHQQGFPMVQVMQPNMQGMVGMNYGGQMPPGAMPMQGGMPMGMQAPGMQFMGQAQFMGMRAPGHQYTADMQKQMAEEHQKRLGQQQRMLEEDRKRRQFEEQKQKLRLLSSVKPKVGGEKSRDDALEAIKGNLDGFSRDAKMHPTPSAQTKKPAGVGGYPQQEHIQPVVPGWLYNDSLIPELFKKVLEFTMTPAGVDTNKLYPILMSSGLPREALGQIWAAANRTTPGMLTKEELYSVLALIGVAQSGLPAMNVDILSQFASPPVPNLPALAIAMAPGIPQHQQPMMAPPPVSMAMPTPPPQVMGMTSSAPAQALPNPGFLASFPPVQQAAKTDDDDFQDFQEAPKPGGGDTSFADFKGESGSSFPAAGATQPQNSSPPMLTPVSGTSSSSSSDKYAVFKQLSVEQPVEAPPPPSDSGDKYSVFRQLEQPADKKTAGDGFADFKSVSADDGFTDFKTSDSVSPLDPPDQAKIFQPPFPPSFPTSHSLQQLPPQQPAPPPQPQAPGAPLSQPNKALHMADLDLFSPLGPSAPAPEAKPCPFPAVSLPPSLGLLGGGAKPPSGGGADDFGDFALFATSSSSASSSMPTAGSSSSDAAPGPAALLGRGPSASQDDFADFMAFGSSGAGPKGGDGAVEQRSAEAAAAAIAQQCPPQGLDRYDVFKQLSLEGGHAYDDARDAFCGLRGGGGGDTSADDFADFQSSKFCTALGAAERSLGGDKMAAFKQTKEDCASVKSLDLPSLGGSSGGREDSEDALSVQLDMKLSDMGGDLKHVMSDSSLDLPGLAAHQPPAAEGDDMKFDPFGTSTGSVASYDWSDREEGVSVEARKAPGSDGSALAPPHYGSGLTFGSTENLAPNLTTTTTAASSTFPPKDDASSSEGKFEAFPEPSGDHDDDFGDFASTVSDKSTAGVDVGPEEPQGEASDEFGAFQGDKPKFGKSDFLKASSQTKVKSSEEMIKNELATFDLCVQGSHKRSHSLGEKEIGRCPPSPAPEQPFRDRSSTLSEKPALPVIRDKYKDLTGEVEESERYAYEWQRCLESALEVITKANNTLNGISSSSVCTEVIQSAQGMDYLMGVVEVYRVTRRVELGIKATAVCCEKLQQLLKDVSRVWNNLVGFMSLANLVPEESSLDFSCCILRHGIKNAKEIACGVCLLNVDSRSKKKEEGTIGRLFKRAFNSETDNFKLLYGGHQYHASCANFWINCVEPKPPGLVLPDLL encoded by the exons ATGGCGCTACGGCCAGGATCTGGGGGAGGCGGCAG CTTCATGTATCCGGTCGGAGGGGGAATGAGACCCACTCAGG gcatgatGCCCatgcagcaacagcaacaacaacaacaacaacaacaacaacatcaccagcagcagcagctgcagcaacaacaccaacagcatcaacaacaccaacaacaccaacaacaacaccaacaacaccaacaacatcaacaacaacagcagcaacagcagcagcagcagcatcatcagcagcatcagcagggCTTCCCCATGGTGCAGGTCATGCAGCCCAACATGCAGGGCATGGTGGGGATGAACTACGGGGGACAGATGCCCCCAGGCGCGATGCCCATGCAG GGAGGCATGCCGATGGGGATGCAGGCCCCAGGCATGCAGTTCATGGGCCAGGCTCAGTTCATGGGCATGCGGGCCCCGGGGCACCAGTACACAGCCGACATGCAGAAACAGATGGCCGAAGAGCATCA gAAGCGTCTGGGGCAGCAGCAGCGCATGCTGGAGGAGGACCGGAAGAGGCGGCAGTTTGAGGAGCAGAAGCAGAAGCTCCGGCTGCTCAGCAGCGTCAAGCCCAAG GTGGGCGGGGAGAAGAGCCGGGACGACGCCCTGGAGGCCATCAAGGGGAACCTGGACGGCTTCAGCAGGGACGCCAAGATGCACCCAACGCCCTCTGCGCAGACCAAGAAGCCAG CTGGTGTGGGTGGGTATCCACAACAAGAACACATCCAGCCGGTGGTGCCAGGTTGGCTGTACAACGACAGCCTGatcccag AGCTGTTCAAGAAGGTGCTGGAGTTCACCATGACCCCGGCGGGGGTGGACACCAACAAGCTGTACCCCATCCTGATGTCCTCGGGCCTGCCCCGGGAGGCGCTGGGCCAGATCTGGGCCGCCGCCAACCGCACCACGCCGGGCATGCTGACCAAGGAGGAGCTGTACTCGGTGCTGGCGCTCATTGGCGTCGCGCAG AGTGGCCTCCCAGCGATGAACGTGGACATCCTGAGTCAGTTCGCCTCTCCTCCGGTACCCAACCTCCCCGCCCTGGCCATTGCCATGGCGCCCGGCATTCCCCAGCATCAGCAGCCAATGATGGCTCCTCCCCCGGTATCCATGGCGatgcccacccctcctccacaggTCATGGGCATGACATCATCGGCCCCGGCTCAGGCCCTGCCCAACCCCGGTTTCCTGGCCAGCTTCCCACCTGTACAG CAGGCGGCCAAGACAGACGACGATGACTTCCAGGACTTCCAGGAGGCGCCCAAGCCAGGAGGTGGAGACACTTCCTTTGCTGACTTCAAGGGGGAGTCAGGCTCCAGTTTCCCAGCCGCAGGTGCAACTCAGCCCCAGAACAG TTCACCTCCCATGCTGACCCCAGTATCAggaacctcctcctcatcgtcctcgGACAAGTACGCGGTCTTCAAACAGCTCTCTGTGGAGCAGCCCgtggaggccccgccccctccctcag ATTCAGGTGACAAGTACAGTGTCTTCAGACAGCTGGAGCAGCCAGCTGACAAGAAAACAGCtg GGGACGGCTTCGCCGATTTCAAGTCTGTCAGCGCTGACGACGGCTTCACAGACTTCAAAACGTCCGACAGCGTTTCACCCCTAGACCCTCCAGACCAGGCCAAGATCTTccagccccccttccccccctctttcCCCACCTCCCACTCTCTGCAGCAACTCCCCCCACAACAGCCAGCTCCGCCCCCTCAGCCCCAGGCCCCGGgggcccctctctctcagcccaACAAGGCCCTCCACATGGCCGACCTGGACCTCTTCTCCCCCCTCGGCCCCTCGGCCCCGGCCCCCGAGGCCAAGCCCTGCCCCTTCCCCGCCGtgtccctgcccccctccctggggctcctcgggggcggggccaagccCCCCTCCGGCGGAGGGGCCGATGACTTTGGCGACTTCGCCCTGttcgccacctcctcctcctccgcctcctcctccatgcccaccgccggctcctcctcgtccgacgcggccccgggccccgccgCCCTCCTGGGCCGGGGGCCGTCCGCCTCCCAGGATGACTTTGCCGACTTCATGGCGTTCGGCAgctcgggggcggggcctaagGGCGGGGACGGCGCCGTGGAGCAGCGAAgcgcggaggcggcggcggcggcgatcgCGCAGCAGTGCCCCCCGCAGGGCCTGGACCGCTACGACGTGTTCAAGCAGCTGTCTCTGGAGGGCGGCCACGCCTACGACGACGCCCGGGACGCCTTCTGCGGgctgcgcggcggcggcggcggcgacaccTCCGCCGACGACTTCGCCGACTTCCAGTCCTCCAAGTTCTGCACGGCGCTGGGCGCGGCGGAGCGTAGCCTGGGCGGCGACAAGATGGCGGCCTTCAAGCAGACCAAGGAGGACTGCGCGTCGGTCAAGTCGCTGGACCTGCCGTCGCTGGGCGGCAGCAGCGGGGGCCGGGAGGACTCGGAGGACGCGCTGTCGGTGCAGCTGGACATGAAGCTGTCGGACATGGGCGGCGACCTCAAGCACGTGATGTCGGACAGCTCGCTGGACCTGCCCGGCCTGGCCGCCCACCAGCCCCCCGCCGCAG AAGGCGACGACATGAAATTTGACCCTTTCGGCACTTCCACCGGCAGTGTAGCCAGCTATGATTggtcagacagagaggagggcgtGTCCGTCGAGGCCAGGAAGGCCCCGGGCTCCGACGGGTCCgctctggccccgccccactACGGGAGTGGGCTGACGTTCGGGAGCACGGAGAACCTCGCCCCCAacctgaccaccaccaccaccgccgcctcctccaccttccccccCAAGGACGACGCCTCCTCTTCTGAGGGGAAGTTTGAGGCCTTTCCCGAGCCGAGCGGTGACCACGACGATGACTTTGGAGACTTTGCCAGTACGGTGTCCGATAAGTCCACGGCGGGAGTGGACGTTGGCCCCGAGGAGCCCCAAGGCGAGGCCTCCGATGAGTTTGGGGCCTTCCAAGGAGATAAGCCCAAGTTTGGCAAGTCCGACTTTCTCAAGGCCAGCTCTCAGACCAAGGTCAAGTCCAGTGAGGAGATGATCAAGAACGAGTTggcgacctttgacctgtgtGTCCAAG GGTCCCACAAGCGCAGCCACAGTCTGGGGGAGAAGGAGATTGGCCGCTGCCCCCCTTCCCCCGCCCCGGAGCAGCCCTTCAGGGACCGCTCCAGCACCCTGAGCGAGAAGCCCGCCCTGCCCGTCATCAGAGACAAGTACAAGGACCTGACCGGCGAGGTGgag gagagcgagcggtatgCGTACGAGTGGCAGCGGTGTCTGGAGAGCGCCCTGGAG GTCATCACCAAAGCCAACAACACGCTGAACGGCATCAGCAGCTCCTCCGTGTGCACCGAGGTCATCCAGTCCGCCCAGGGCATGGACTACCTCATGG GCGTGGTGGAGGTGTACCGCGTGACGAGGCGGGTGGAGCTTGGCATCAAGGCCACGGCGGTGTGCTGCGAgaagctgcagcagctgctgaagGACGTCAGCCGCGTGTGGAACAACCTGGTGGGCTTCATGTCGCTGGCCAACCTGGTG cctgagGAGAGCTCTCTAGACTTCTCCTGCTGCATCCTCAGGCACGGCATCAAGAACGCCAAAGAGATAGCGTGCGGGGTGTGCCTGCTGAACGTGGACTCTCGGAGCAAg
- the synrg gene encoding synergin gamma isoform X2, translating to MALRPGSGGGGSFMYPVGGGMRPTQGMMPMQQQQQQQQQQQQHHQQQQLQQQHQQHQQHQQHQQQHQQHQQHQQQQQQQQQQQHHQQHQQGFPMVQVMQPNMQGMVGMNYGGQMPPGAMPMQGGMPMGMQAPGMQFMGQAQFMGMRAPGHQYTADMQKQMAEEHQKRLGQQQRMLEEDRKRRQFEEQKQKLRLLSSVKPKVGGEKSRDDALEAIKGNLDGFSRDAKMHPTPSAQTKKPDSSPSHSTALPHSLPPSLPHSLPPALPPAPPDDDDEFSDFIQGPIDSFSSSSSTSSSSTTTSFQHHLPSQTQAAPFPPTSSSPAPSPLPPAQTSAVQLGSQTTFQGPSLEEKLFSSCDMSADKRAQVSFRAPAAQAPRAKVSARFRPSATACDWAAASEDLSSVFTVPSSPPEAPVPPAPSVAAAPSPQASPFPRGGGDSAGVGGYPQQEHIQPVVPGWLYNDSLIPELFKKVLEFTMTPAGVDTNKLYPILMSSGLPREALGQIWAAANRTTPGMLTKEELYSVLALIGVAQSGLPAMNVDILSQFASPPVPNLPALAIAMAPGIPQHQQPMMAPPPVSMAMPTPPPQVMGMTSSAPAQALPNPGFLASFPPVQAAKTDDDDFQDFQEAPKPGGGDTSFADFKGESGSSFPAAGATQPQNSSPPMLTPVSGTSSSSSSDKYAVFKQLSVEQPVEAPPPPSDSGDKYSVFRQLEQPADKKTAGDGFADFKSVSADDGFTDFKTSDSVSPLDPPDQAKIFQPPFPPSFPTSHSLQQLPPQQPAPPPQPQAPGAPLSQPNKALHMADLDLFSPLGPSAPAPEAKPCPFPAVSLPPSLGLLGGGAKPPSGGGADDFGDFALFATSSSSASSSMPTAGSSSSDAAPGPAALLGRGPSASQDDFADFMAFGSSGAGPKGGDGAVEQRSAEAAAAAIAQQCPPQGLDRYDVFKQLSLEGGHAYDDARDAFCGLRGGGGGDTSADDFADFQSSKFCTALGAAERSLGGDKMAAFKQTKEDCASVKSLDLPSLGGSSGGREDSEDALSVQLDMKLSDMGGDLKHVMSDSSLDLPGLAAHQPPAAEGDDMKFDPFGTSTGSVASYDWSDREEGVSVEARKAPGSDGSALAPPHYGSGLTFGSTENLAPNLTTTTTAASSTFPPKDDASSSEGKFEAFPEPSGDHDDDFGDFASTVSDKSTAGVDVGPEEPQGEASDEFGAFQGDKPKFGKSDFLKASSQTKVKSSEEMIKNELATFDLCVQGSHKRSHSLGEKEIGRCPPSPAPEQPFRDRSSTLSEKPALPVIRDKYKDLTGEVEESERYAYEWQRCLESALEVITKANNTLNGISSSSVCTEVIQSAQGMDYLMGVVEVYRVTRRVELGIKATAVCCEKLQQLLKDVSRVWNNLVGFMSLANLVPEESSLDFSCCILRHGIKNAKEIACGVCLLNVDSRSKKKEEGTIGRLFKRAFNSETDNFKLLYGGHQYHASCANFWINCVEPKPPGLVLPDLL from the exons ATGGCGCTACGGCCAGGATCTGGGGGAGGCGGCAG CTTCATGTATCCGGTCGGAGGGGGAATGAGACCCACTCAGG gcatgatGCCCatgcagcaacagcaacaacaacaacaacaacaacaacaacatcaccagcagcagcagctgcagcaacaacaccaacagcatcaacaacaccaacaacaccaacaacaacaccaacaacaccaacaacatcaacaacaacagcagcaacagcagcagcagcagcatcatcagcagcatcagcagggCTTCCCCATGGTGCAGGTCATGCAGCCCAACATGCAGGGCATGGTGGGGATGAACTACGGGGGACAGATGCCCCCAGGCGCGATGCCCATGCAG GGAGGCATGCCGATGGGGATGCAGGCCCCAGGCATGCAGTTCATGGGCCAGGCTCAGTTCATGGGCATGCGGGCCCCGGGGCACCAGTACACAGCCGACATGCAGAAACAGATGGCCGAAGAGCATCA gAAGCGTCTGGGGCAGCAGCAGCGCATGCTGGAGGAGGACCGGAAGAGGCGGCAGTTTGAGGAGCAGAAGCAGAAGCTCCGGCTGCTCAGCAGCGTCAAGCCCAAG GTGGGCGGGGAGAAGAGCCGGGACGACGCCCTGGAGGCCATCAAGGGGAACCTGGACGGCTTCAGCAGGGACGCCAAGATGCACCCAACGCCCTCTGCGCAGACCAAGAAGCCAG ACTCATCGCCATCTCACTCCACcgccctcccccactccctccccccctccctcccccactccctcccccccgccctcccccccgccccacccgaTGACGACGATGAGTTTAGTGACTTTATTCAGGGGCCCATagactccttctcctcttcctcctccacctcatcttCCTCTACTACAACATCCTTCCAGCACCACCTTCCCTCCCAGACCCAGGCCGCACCCTTCCCCCCCACCTCGTCCTCcccggccccctcccccctgccccccgctCAAACCTCTGCTGTCCAACTCGGCTCTCAAACTACGTTTCAAG gcccgtCCCTGGAAGAGAAGCTCTTCTCCTCCTGTGACATGAGCGCCGACAAGCGGGCGCAGGTTAGCTTCAGGGCCCCGGCGGCGCAGGCCCCGCGGGCCAAGGTCTCGGCCCGCTTCCGTCCCAGCGCCACGGCCTGCGACTGGGCCGCCGCTTCCGAGGACTTGAGCTCCGTCTTCACCGTACCGAGCAGCCCGCCGGAGGCCCCGGTGCCGCCGGCGCCATCCGTGGCCGCCGCCCCCTCGCCGCAGGCCAGCCCCTTCCCTCGTGGGGGCGGGGACAGTG CTGGTGTGGGTGGGTATCCACAACAAGAACACATCCAGCCGGTGGTGCCAGGTTGGCTGTACAACGACAGCCTGatcccag AGCTGTTCAAGAAGGTGCTGGAGTTCACCATGACCCCGGCGGGGGTGGACACCAACAAGCTGTACCCCATCCTGATGTCCTCGGGCCTGCCCCGGGAGGCGCTGGGCCAGATCTGGGCCGCCGCCAACCGCACCACGCCGGGCATGCTGACCAAGGAGGAGCTGTACTCGGTGCTGGCGCTCATTGGCGTCGCGCAG AGTGGCCTCCCAGCGATGAACGTGGACATCCTGAGTCAGTTCGCCTCTCCTCCGGTACCCAACCTCCCCGCCCTGGCCATTGCCATGGCGCCCGGCATTCCCCAGCATCAGCAGCCAATGATGGCTCCTCCCCCGGTATCCATGGCGatgcccacccctcctccacaggTCATGGGCATGACATCATCGGCCCCGGCTCAGGCCCTGCCCAACCCCGGTTTCCTGGCCAGCTTCCCACCTGTACAG GCGGCCAAGACAGACGACGATGACTTCCAGGACTTCCAGGAGGCGCCCAAGCCAGGAGGTGGAGACACTTCCTTTGCTGACTTCAAGGGGGAGTCAGGCTCCAGTTTCCCAGCCGCAGGTGCAACTCAGCCCCAGAACAG TTCACCTCCCATGCTGACCCCAGTATCAggaacctcctcctcatcgtcctcgGACAAGTACGCGGTCTTCAAACAGCTCTCTGTGGAGCAGCCCgtggaggccccgccccctccctcag ATTCAGGTGACAAGTACAGTGTCTTCAGACAGCTGGAGCAGCCAGCTGACAAGAAAACAGCtg GGGACGGCTTCGCCGATTTCAAGTCTGTCAGCGCTGACGACGGCTTCACAGACTTCAAAACGTCCGACAGCGTTTCACCCCTAGACCCTCCAGACCAGGCCAAGATCTTccagccccccttccccccctctttcCCCACCTCCCACTCTCTGCAGCAACTCCCCCCACAACAGCCAGCTCCGCCCCCTCAGCCCCAGGCCCCGGgggcccctctctctcagcccaACAAGGCCCTCCACATGGCCGACCTGGACCTCTTCTCCCCCCTCGGCCCCTCGGCCCCGGCCCCCGAGGCCAAGCCCTGCCCCTTCCCCGCCGtgtccctgcccccctccctggggctcctcgggggcggggccaagccCCCCTCCGGCGGAGGGGCCGATGACTTTGGCGACTTCGCCCTGttcgccacctcctcctcctccgcctcctcctccatgcccaccgccggctcctcctcgtccgacgcggccccgggccccgccgCCCTCCTGGGCCGGGGGCCGTCCGCCTCCCAGGATGACTTTGCCGACTTCATGGCGTTCGGCAgctcgggggcggggcctaagGGCGGGGACGGCGCCGTGGAGCAGCGAAgcgcggaggcggcggcggcggcgatcgCGCAGCAGTGCCCCCCGCAGGGCCTGGACCGCTACGACGTGTTCAAGCAGCTGTCTCTGGAGGGCGGCCACGCCTACGACGACGCCCGGGACGCCTTCTGCGGgctgcgcggcggcggcggcggcgacaccTCCGCCGACGACTTCGCCGACTTCCAGTCCTCCAAGTTCTGCACGGCGCTGGGCGCGGCGGAGCGTAGCCTGGGCGGCGACAAGATGGCGGCCTTCAAGCAGACCAAGGAGGACTGCGCGTCGGTCAAGTCGCTGGACCTGCCGTCGCTGGGCGGCAGCAGCGGGGGCCGGGAGGACTCGGAGGACGCGCTGTCGGTGCAGCTGGACATGAAGCTGTCGGACATGGGCGGCGACCTCAAGCACGTGATGTCGGACAGCTCGCTGGACCTGCCCGGCCTGGCCGCCCACCAGCCCCCCGCCGCAG AAGGCGACGACATGAAATTTGACCCTTTCGGCACTTCCACCGGCAGTGTAGCCAGCTATGATTggtcagacagagaggagggcgtGTCCGTCGAGGCCAGGAAGGCCCCGGGCTCCGACGGGTCCgctctggccccgccccactACGGGAGTGGGCTGACGTTCGGGAGCACGGAGAACCTCGCCCCCAacctgaccaccaccaccaccgccgcctcctccaccttccccccCAAGGACGACGCCTCCTCTTCTGAGGGGAAGTTTGAGGCCTTTCCCGAGCCGAGCGGTGACCACGACGATGACTTTGGAGACTTTGCCAGTACGGTGTCCGATAAGTCCACGGCGGGAGTGGACGTTGGCCCCGAGGAGCCCCAAGGCGAGGCCTCCGATGAGTTTGGGGCCTTCCAAGGAGATAAGCCCAAGTTTGGCAAGTCCGACTTTCTCAAGGCCAGCTCTCAGACCAAGGTCAAGTCCAGTGAGGAGATGATCAAGAACGAGTTggcgacctttgacctgtgtGTCCAAG GGTCCCACAAGCGCAGCCACAGTCTGGGGGAGAAGGAGATTGGCCGCTGCCCCCCTTCCCCCGCCCCGGAGCAGCCCTTCAGGGACCGCTCCAGCACCCTGAGCGAGAAGCCCGCCCTGCCCGTCATCAGAGACAAGTACAAGGACCTGACCGGCGAGGTGgag gagagcgagcggtatgCGTACGAGTGGCAGCGGTGTCTGGAGAGCGCCCTGGAG GTCATCACCAAAGCCAACAACACGCTGAACGGCATCAGCAGCTCCTCCGTGTGCACCGAGGTCATCCAGTCCGCCCAGGGCATGGACTACCTCATGG GCGTGGTGGAGGTGTACCGCGTGACGAGGCGGGTGGAGCTTGGCATCAAGGCCACGGCGGTGTGCTGCGAgaagctgcagcagctgctgaagGACGTCAGCCGCGTGTGGAACAACCTGGTGGGCTTCATGTCGCTGGCCAACCTGGTG cctgagGAGAGCTCTCTAGACTTCTCCTGCTGCATCCTCAGGCACGGCATCAAGAACGCCAAAGAGATAGCGTGCGGGGTGTGCCTGCTGAACGTGGACTCTCGGAGCAAg